A stretch of Paenibacillus mucilaginosus 3016 DNA encodes these proteins:
- a CDS encoding cache domain-containing sensor histidine kinase, which translates to MGKLHLNHMRLRDKWLLMYVLSVFIPIVLTNVVFYHVTTTNIKNQKHRDASVAIDKTGSEIQALMDEAAGVSYIFFSDPLLNETLDRDYRSSLDYIEVYQNTLRSMFDKYNESTYQSIQRIEVYSDNKTLLASGSMEYISDTVRSTPWYKELMNVPAPNPVLLRTGETLSLLQRLDNYKYYNGHEKFVKITLNMGTFQQRLRNSTFDGELYLVNREGHIVSTNVPGVDWKSGSASFASLSPREKALYYEVPYTTRSYLSGWSLHGTMNDKVVLEEVRKSWKFLIYLACLNFVIPSIIIIAMSRSIHVRLVRILRHMKKVKNQHFEEIPDEEYRDEIGQLTAEFNRMTSRIRSLIDDVYIADIQKKDSELKQRQAQLHALQSQINPHFMFNVLETVRMRSLMKGEGETAKIIQHMAKIFRKSISWGRDWVSVRDEMELIERFLEIQKYRFGDKLDYRITVEPAAGDLSIPKMTLLPFVENASIHGIETSPRKGLIVIGIAVDRGSGELVFSIRDNGVGMCAAKLNEILGYLEEDDSMGDRVGMKNAYYRLRMWFGGSFRFHIESEQDIGTFVSIRLPLETGEAALSESR; encoded by the coding sequence ATGGGCAAGCTGCACCTCAACCATATGAGGCTCCGCGACAAGTGGCTGCTGATGTATGTCCTGTCGGTATTCATCCCGATCGTGCTGACCAATGTGGTGTTCTATCATGTGACGACGACGAACATCAAGAACCAGAAGCACCGGGATGCTTCCGTGGCGATCGACAAGACGGGAAGCGAGATCCAGGCCCTCATGGACGAGGCGGCCGGGGTATCGTATATTTTCTTCTCCGATCCGCTGCTGAATGAAACGCTGGACCGGGACTACCGCTCCTCTCTCGATTACATTGAAGTGTACCAGAACACGCTGCGGAGCATGTTCGATAAGTATAACGAGTCCACCTACCAGTCCATCCAGCGGATCGAAGTGTACTCGGATAACAAAACGCTGCTCGCTTCGGGGAGCATGGAGTACATCAGTGATACGGTCCGCAGCACGCCGTGGTACAAGGAGCTGATGAATGTCCCTGCGCCTAACCCGGTTCTGCTCCGGACGGGAGAGACGCTGAGCCTGCTTCAGCGGCTCGACAATTACAAGTATTACAACGGACACGAGAAGTTCGTGAAGATCACGCTGAATATGGGCACCTTCCAGCAGCGGCTGCGTAATTCGACCTTCGACGGTGAGCTTTACCTGGTGAACCGCGAAGGGCACATTGTCTCCACGAATGTGCCGGGCGTGGATTGGAAGAGCGGCAGCGCTTCGTTCGCCTCGCTGTCCCCGCGGGAGAAAGCCCTGTACTACGAAGTACCTTATACGACCCGCAGCTATCTGAGCGGATGGAGTCTGCACGGGACCATGAACGACAAGGTGGTGCTCGAGGAGGTACGCAAGTCATGGAAGTTCCTGATCTATCTGGCCTGCCTCAATTTTGTCATCCCGTCGATCATCATCATAGCCATGTCCCGCTCGATCCATGTGCGGCTTGTCCGCATCCTGAGGCATATGAAGAAGGTCAAGAACCAGCATTTCGAGGAGATCCCCGACGAGGAATACCGGGATGAGATCGGCCAGCTGACGGCGGAATTCAACCGGATGACCTCCCGCATTCGCAGCCTGATTGACGATGTCTATATAGCGGATATCCAGAAGAAGGATTCCGAACTCAAGCAGCGGCAGGCCCAGCTTCATGCGCTCCAGAGCCAGATCAATCCCCACTTTATGTTCAATGTACTGGAGACCGTGCGCATGCGCAGCCTCATGAAGGGGGAAGGGGAGACCGCGAAGATCATCCAGCATATGGCCAAAATCTTCCGGAAATCGATCTCCTGGGGACGGGACTGGGTCAGCGTGCGTGACGAAATGGAGCTCATCGAGCGGTTCCTGGAGATTCAGAAGTACCGCTTCGGCGACAAGCTGGACTACCGGATCACGGTGGAGCCTGCGGCGGGCGATCTGTCGATCCCGAAGATGACCCTGCTGCCGTTCGTCGAGAATGCGAGCATTCACGGGATCGAGACCTCGCCCCGCAAGGGGTTGATCGTCATCGGTATCGCGGTCGACAGGGGCAGCGGAGAGCTTGTGTTCTCCATCCGGGACAACGGCGTGGGGATGTGCGCTGCGAAGCTGAACGAGATTCTCGGCTACCTGGAGGAGGACGATTCGATGGGCGACCGGGTCGGCATGAAGAATGCGTACTACCGCCTCCGGATGTGGTTCGGCGGAAGCTTCCGATTTCATATCGAGAGCGAGCAGGATATCGGCACGTTCGTGAGCATCCGGCTGCCGCTCGAGACGGGAGAAGCCGCGCTGTCCGAATCCCGCTAG